A single window of Rhinoraja longicauda isolate Sanriku21f chromosome 29, sRhiLon1.1, whole genome shotgun sequence DNA harbors:
- the maptb gene encoding microtubule-associated protein tau isoform X1 encodes METVSGQRAESGHNPPGTDNVTADSAGGAAPPPPPPPPPPPPPTKDFSPVSDEPVSDASEAKTSPSSEDSAHLTAGSLETPSHLAAAAPVPVTGEGGVKPQAASTKGKMQVFTTTSAKSSTARAQAAASSKRAIKAPSASTSKSIGPVASPKRLLSSINHGGTGAKVPTAKPRDSAPEVSRSRLPAAKGSKATARPGATQKESSHSPDHRRATGDSAGKPGASGSGCSSPGGPGTPSNRSRTPSQHSSGSTKDMKKVAVVRTPPKSPAAGKARLAPITAPMPDLKNVRSKIGSTENIKHTPGGGKVQIVHKKEDYSTVQSKCGSKDKIRYVPGGGNVQIMSKKTDLSHISSKCGSKDNIHHKPGGGNIEIKSQKVDFKDKAQSKIKSMDNITHTPGGGAKKIESHKLSFRESAKARTDHGAEIVYKSPTPSNEGSPCRLSNMSSTGSINMMESPQLATLADQVSASLAKQGL; translated from the exons atttctccccTGTCTCAGATGAACCAGTTTCAGATGCATCTGAAGCAAAGACTTCACCATCGTCCGAGG ATTCTGCTCACCTGACTGCAGGTTCCTTAGAGACACCATCTCATctggctgctgcag CTCCAGTGCCCGTCACAGGTGAGGGAGGAGTCAAGCCTCAGGCAGCTTCCACCAAGGGCAAGATGCAG GTCTTCACAACTACATCTGCAAAATCCTCAACAGCTAGGGCCCAGGCTGCTGCCAGCTCTAAGAGGGCCATTAAAGCTCCCAGTGCCAGTACCAGCAAATCTATCGGCCCTGTCGCCAGCCCAAAAAGACTCCTCTCCTCGATAAACCATGGCGGCACGGGTGCTAAAGTGCCAACTGCAAAG CCTCGTGACTCCGCGCCGGAGGTCAGCAGAAGTCGACTGCCAGCAGCCAAAGGGTCAAAAGCCACAGCCAGACCGGGGGCCACTCAGAAGGAATCGAGTCACTCGCCAGACCACCGACGGGCCACAG GGGACTCTGCGGGCAAGCCAGGAGCGAGTGGGAGTGGATGCAGCAGCCCAGGAGGTCCTGGGACCCCCAGCAACCGCTCACGTACTCCATCTCAGCATTCCTCGGGGTCCACTAAGGACATGAAGAAAGTGGCTGTTGTCCGCACGCCCCCCAAATCCCCGGCGGCTGGCAAGGCACGTCTGGCTCCTATCACTGCTCCCATGCCCGATCTGAAAAACGTCCGGTCCAAGATTGGATCCACAGAAAACATTAAACACACCCCAGGCGGGGGAAAG GTGCAAATCGTCCACAAGAAGGAAGATTACAGCACCGTGCAGTCAAAGTGTGGCTCCAAGGACAAGATCCGATATGTTCCAGGAGGTGGAAAC GTACAAATAATGAGCAAGAAGACTGATCTGAGTCACATCTCCTCAAAATGTGGATCAAAAGATAATATCCATCACAAGCCAG GTGGCGGCAATATCGAGATCAAATCACAGAAAGTGGACTTCAAGGACAAAGCCCAGTCCAAGATTAAGTCGATGGACAACATCACCCACACACCAGGAGGGGGCGCCAAGAAG ATTGAATCTCACAAACTGTCTTTCCGCGAGTCAGCTAAAGCCCGCACAGATCACGGTGCAGAAATCGTCTACAAATCCCCGACCCCTTCCAACGAGGGCTCCCCTTGCCGACTCAGCAACATGTCGTCCACTGGTAGCATCAACATGATGGAGTCTCCACAGCTCGCCACTCTCGCTGACCAGGTCTCGGCCTCTTTGGCCAAGCAGGGCTTGTGA